One Antedon mediterranea chromosome 1, ecAntMedi1.1, whole genome shotgun sequence genomic window, TTTATGATAGGACGTATTCCTTCATTCAAAAACACCAAATTCTCTGCGAGAATCAATACGGTTTTCGTTAAGGATACGATTCAGCAATGGCCCTCCTGCAACTCACTAATGatattatgccattgaaaacaataaatttgcTTCTGGTATTTTCATAGATCTTTCTTTGACACCATAGACCATTCAAAATTATGGTATTCGCGGAATCACTAACAACCTCTTTAATAGTTATCTCTCAAACAGACTCCAATTTACCAAATTCAATAATGCTTCCTCCAAATTCCTTCCTATATCTCATGGTGTCCACCAAGGTTCTTTACTAGGCTCTctacttttttttactttacaAGTCCTTGTCCTTTGAAACACCAAAAAaagaaggtcaaaatattctaaatttaaagtggccatatcaaagtaatattaaagttattcactttaagtcgaaaatttaagccaaaaacaacaagtttacgtaattaacaggtaaattagtttgattacatttcatctggaaaatcgtcacgagcgaaagtaaacaaagatttcaaaccatgagtacgcattatgcatatgctaaattaggattgtttacaactcgtcacggttaagaaggtattttcacacacagatcatgaggaagttttatgattatgcatacagggtagccaaacaagcgtatttcattatgggatatgtttggattgaaaactttgactggaagtcaaagttatttttttaacaaaaaaacgtctgtatttcagtaaaaaaaaattttttttcaaaacatttttggtgatagttaataactattatcaaaatgacccaccttttttcgaaatctttaatttttttatttttttggaattagtcaaagggacaatacatctttaatgataTTAACGCATCCTCTAATAAACTTTCTTTTTTCCTTTACGCTGATGATACCACCGCCCTTTATACCAATAAGAACTTCCAGTAACTTGTTAAAACTGTTAATCAAGAgcttgtttttaattatttttcagaaaATAAGCTTTCAGTTAATACCAAAAAATGCTGTGCAATTTTTTTTCGGAATCCAAACAAGAATATTCCTTTGATGCATGGACAGAttgaaattaacaaatatataattcaaATTGTAAACAATACTAAATTTTTGGGCGATTCAGGGATTCAGGTCTTGTGGAAACCGCATAAAAAGATCTCCAAAAACATTGGTATTATTGTTAgactttctttctttattccaTGCCATATCCCCTCCGTACCCTTTACTGTAGCCGAATCCTTCCATATCTTAATTACTGCAATATTGTATAGTGCAACACACCTATGATCAATCAAACACAATTAATAGCCTCTTTGTTAAGCAAAAGAAGGCCGTTCGCATTATCACTGGCGCTCAACCTTTAGCCCACACTGACCAACTATTCTCATCTCTTAATTTACTTAAACTTAAAGACATTAATATACTCCAACAAAGCaattttctttattctttaacCAACGGCTTATACTCTCCTCAATTCTGTACTTTATTTCATTCTTATTCTTACTACCATACTTACCCTTACTAGAGAGAGCCGCAACCAACTTGCATATTCCCCAGCATAAAAAACATCATTCCAACTCAACATCAGATTCAGTGGTCCCAAAATTTAGAATAATTTACCCATCAAAATCAAGAATTTAACAACGAAGAAAAGCttttcatataatttcaaaCGCCATACtttcattcaataataaaaagGGGAAAAATACCGCTAGGCTACTCATTACAGTTACAGCTGCTTTTGTTGACCCTTTCTGTTTTTCTGTTTTACACTTCTTTTAATGTTGTAATCTCATAATTtacaaatgtaaatttaaagaaatgttataagcatttatttatgtattgaaTTGAGAGGAgttactgttttaatttatacaaGATATATAATGTTTTAACCGAGCGGTAACACGCAGGTTTAATAATGATTTTGCGAAATCgcttaaaattaaatgaaaatgttttccttaaaaaaatgcaatttaaagcaTGGTctaattggctgccagccaatggattttataagtgaaaacattatttgtttccgtttttttttctatgagcgagtaacatttaattaatcttcatttttcatgtttttgggggacaatacatctttaagcttataaaatacaataatccGAACAAAAGCCAATTTAGGttgtataaaaacatttattaactGACAACACACATAAAATACAAGTCAAAATATTGGTCACTATTGCAGTTCAAATTATTCAATTCCAAAATGTTCAAAACGGCAGCTCATTTTCAAGTCCCTGGATCAGTTGCTGCTGCTTGTGTATTTTGTGACCGCCTTCGTTCCTTCACTGACCGCATGCTTAGCAAGTTCTCCCGGCAAAAGTAGTCTCACTGCCGTCTGCACTTCTCGGCTACTTATGGTAGATTTCTTGTTGTACTGAGCCAATCTTGATCCTTCATTTGCAATACGTTGAAATATATCGTTCACGAAACTGTTCATGATTCCCATAGCTCGGCTTGAAATACCAGTGTCTGGGTGGACTTGCTTCAACACCTTGTAGATGTAGATATTGTAGCTCTCCTTTCGTTTACGTTTGTTTTTCCTGCTTGGATTCGACGAAACCGCCATCTTAGAACCAGATTTATTAGCAGCTTTTCCAATGTTACTCTTTTTCGGCATTTTGGTAGATTCAGGTTATAACTCACAGAAGATACAAGAGAAGTGTTCAGTTCCAGTTCAGTGTTGGATTTGACTGAGAAGACGTCAAATCATTGTATTTATAGTGAAGCTCATTTGCATAAAGGTGCAAATTATTTTTCGTAGCCTTGATTGGTCGAAATGTATAGCCAGGTGTTTCCTCTTGAAAGCGTAAAACACTAGAGGTATGTTATTTCACACAAAGGCCGTTTaagtaaacaaaatgaattGTCTACGCCGTGGATGTCAGGCATTGTGTCGAAGTATACGGTTCTACGTGGTATATTTTGATTATCATAAAAAACACTCTACGAAGTTGTATGTAGATTATAAAAAACACTGTACAAAGTTGTATGTAGATTATAAAAATGACTTTACGAAGTTGTATGTAGATTATAAAAAACACTGTACATAAAAGTTGTATGTAGATTCGTATTGTGATTGCATTGACAAATGGTAATCAAAAATTATcataaatgattaataaattattGGCCTAAATACAGTAATCCTAAATGAGTATTCATGATGATTATTATTGGGGGTCACGGTTCATACTAGGACGCCACGGAAgtacatatataatataacgTATGGACGCAAATAAACAAGTTCCGTGCGTGAGCGCGTGTGGGAACCGATGACGTAGCAGCACGGTGCCGTAGACGTAATATTCAAAACCGTTTTCACATTTGCGCGTACGTCACAACCAAAACTTGTCCTCATAAATATGtcaattgtattaataatagtaataatattctTGGATTTAAAGCGTAGGCCTAAAGAGAgagtaatagtaaataaatgaaaagcaAATTGTTGAAACGATGCGATGACATTAATGTGCTTATTAATACATTGTATTAGTTTATatgtatgtgtattgtttctggggtctttctcgagacaagaaacttgatttcttctagagaagaccccaaatgatggcttattacCTTGTTTTCGTTTAAATAATGTACACACCTATATATTACACTGTAAAATAATATGCCattgttgaacaaataaatgttttttgaactgAACTGTTTTTTAGTAAACTGCACGCATTATCTGGCATTTGTTGGCCAAATATCTAGTAATTTGCTTAATGATCTTTGatacaataattttattttgtttttacaatgGTTCTATGATGGTACCGAAACGTCAATCTCTATTTTGtcattaaacattttgtattgaaattattACTTCTTTCGAGTCggaatttaatttttacaaaaattacgCCGAATTTCCGCAATTTGAGAACATTTTTCAAATCTAAAAAACCgttcattaatatttttttgctATCCCtagtaaatactgtaggcctaccggtAAAGTTTTAGTTGTCTTGGTGTTTTGAATTTGCCATTTTGTAAATTTCAATCTGACAGTTtagatatgtaggcctacttactcaATTGTTTTAACTTTATCCGTTTTCAATTCGTTATTTTAATTGGGTTAGTTTGTATTGACCGCACCATAGCTTGATGTGACGTTAAATCATGGACCAAATGAATAAGTGTGCTCATGGTCCTACGAATCATAAAGTGAATATAACTTCAAATGTTTCATTATTTCtatagaaattaaatatattgtctacaatatttatattatgagAAAGCATTTCTTCTGACCATCTACAAAGAAATATGTTTTCAATTTTACATGGGATGTAGGACTGTGCATATTTAGGCGTCTTTaaaaggcctagctagtacaTACTTAAAACTAGCTAAGACAAACAAAGCGTGACGAACACAACATAGCGATTAGCGTAGGCCTAGCCTCGCCATAATTTCGTTTTTTGAGACACGCGCTGAAACCCGACAACAGTGTGTATAATAGTGGTAGCGTGCTGatgcagtggtggcgccagcgggggggggggggggggctacgggggctctagccccctcgtcggagagcctagccccccccgtcggggaacacgggtactttttgtcggggaatataatatacagtaaaaaacgttcgcgttcacttcatatagcttcagcgcctagaaaaccacgacgttccattgaccgtgagagtacgtcagagggctattatgcactttatatgcattcattattgccagcaatctaacttactactaaacaatagctaggttcgcacttgtctctctggcggtatccctttgtacgaatcgttcaacgttgggtcgagacgcgtgatatcatgttccatccagggaccaaaatgtgtactgtagttattttccaggcgaagtttactgacggttacgtcgtgtactgcgtcgacgtacggtacactacagcaaaaacgaattacgTTAATTGTTCGTAagttcaccaatttttttaatttacaagtaaccttctgtaccgtggggcacctaaaataaatttttcatccattactataaacaaaaaaacatgccattttcgcttagtcaacatcttattatagctaagttattacattttcaatgtcctgtatgtcatgaatttctcaccactcggaagtccagatggcaCGCACGCAtccatacacttgggaggaataaacttatttccccgactgaaaaaggtctacgcttgcgttttttaagcctctaggcctgatgttttcgaagtataaaatgcaattttttgaagacctgcagctatagttttaaacagtttcttagctcagccccaacaataaagctggtcatatttcgaagtacaagaagtgcattttccgggacctaacatctctatttttcaaaacatttcttAGTTCAGTCACAAccttgatagggacttatatattttgtttcatgttttgaagtataggcctaataagtccaatttccgggacctccaactctatttttctaaattttctttgaacttttattttttaaattgaaaaatatggattgaaacagtcatcgcgcatcgttttttttgcacgcagtattttatttatgcattataaaaaatggaaaaaatggctaccctagatctgattaaaatgacctcaaatgacgctagaacgcgttgcttccgggggcttcgccccctggacccccaccgggggcccttggcggccccctggcccccagcctagtgatgctcgcttcgctcgcatagccccctcgtcggggaatgtagcccccgcgtcgggaagatcctggcgccacccctgtgCTGATGGTACGatactatttattaaattatgataaatatgCCTAAATTGTCGGTTTATTTCTTTAGATTTGTTGTGGTAGTCCTACTTGAGCACACATGCTAGGTCCAGACCACCTAGCCCAGTTAAAACCAACATGATAGGTCGAAATGCAAAAACAGGGGCCAGCGAATAGTCTAGGAGTTCTACAACTGACAATTTAGGCATATTTATCGTTTGTTAAATATATAATCCACGTAAGTGAAACAcatgaaataatatttgtatttgtattattgtattgcttATTCTTAAGCCTATATTACCCACTTTGTTTTAATTCCAAAATTAGAAATAAGTTCACCTAGTGCTGCTCGATGGCGGTTTTTATAATAACGATCGAGCTAATCTTATTGGTCCGAAGTCGGGTCACACTATCCAGCTGGTATTCGATTAGTTGGCATACTGCCATTGGTTAATAAGGTTAGTGGACATGCGaagatttttatattaaaaaggAAATACATAACCACAAAGTACTTTTATAAAACAAGTTTTATTCTAATcaaataacacaaataaaatatacaaaaattggCTGTATACACAGCCttaataaatagatatataataAAGTTCCATAGTGTGAAGTTTTTCATTTACTGCTACAAGGTCTTTAGTACTGCTGTAATGTTTCTAGTTCTGCAATGTCTAGTTGCAACTTGTGTATTTTGTGACGGCCTTCGTTCCTTCACTGACCGCATGCTTAGCAAGTTCTCCCGGCAAAAGTAGTCTCACTGCCGTCTGCACCTCTCGGCTACTTATGGTAGATTTCTTGTTGTACTGAGCCAATCTGGATGCCTCATTTGCAATTCGTTCAAATATATCGTTCACGAAACTGTTCATGATTCCCATAGCGCGGCTTGAAATACCAGTGTCTGGGTGGACTTGCTTCAACACCTTGTAGATGTAGATATTGTAGCTCTCCTTTCGTTTACGTTTGTTTTTTCTGCTTGAACTACTGGCGACAGCCATTTTAGTGCCAGCTTTCTTTCCTGCTTTACCAGATGTTGGTTTTGGAGCCATGTTGATAACTAAGGTTTTGTTTTTCACTTCAAGCAATAGGCATATATCTATGAGAACTGTTTGGAACGGATCATTTGCGGTTACTGTATATAACAAACTGTTATTACTATTTATATCCTTGCTCCCAATATAATTTGCATATCACCTGAGCCATCCAGCGAAAGGGTAATCTGATTGGCTAATACAAGTAGGACGCTAGAACAATGATGGACCGATGAGGatactaatttgcatacagCTTTACGGTATGGGAATTCGATTCGCCATATAAAATGCAATAACACCGCGAAAATCGACCAAACCTGTTGTAACCTTAAGTTGAGGGTACCGTACGtcttgttaattttaatttaatcaaattataCCCGTTTAACGTGCAATATGTCTGGACGTGGTAAAGGAGCTAAGGTTAAAGGAAAAGCTAAGAGTAGATCTAGCCGAGCAGGTTTGCAATTTCCCGTAGGAAGAGTACATAGATTTCTGAGAAAGGGAAATTACGCCCAGCGTATAGGTGCCGGTGCTCCGGTCTACATGGCTGCCGTATTAGAATACCTGACTGCTGAAATTTTAGAACTTGCCGGTAATGCTGCCCGGGACAACAAGAAGACTAGGATTATACCACGTCACTTGCAACTTGCCATTCGCAACGACGAGGAATTGAACAGATTACTAGGATCGGTGACGATTGCTCAAGGTGGTGTGTTGCCGAACATTCAATCGATACTTCTACCGAAGAAAGCTCAATCCAAGTCGTAATAAATGCATAAACTGTTCTAGAAAGAAAATACGGGACTGAACTTTATAAACTGGACATTTAACTATTGATGAGGACACTTTAGAAACTTAGTTTTGCCGTTTTATTTACGTTCGATTCtggtaataaaataattattttacctaTATTAAATTGTGTACGGTTTTCCTTATTTCTCTGATCCGCTATTGTCGTTATTTTAAGGCGTTTCCGATCGTAAATATTGTGTGGATTCCCTCCCTATTCGGGCCAAAATGTTGTATCGTTTAAAAGTTATTCACTCAAGAAGAACAAATTCTACTTTTCggctaaatttattttgaagttTTCTATTATGTGACCAAAAATCTACAACTACACCGATATTGtcataatacataatacagtagttcACTTTGACCACGTTTTGGgttgaatttattttgttttgtgaaGTGGAAACATTTACAAtgtgttaaataatacgatgttATGttatatgagataatatgaattaatatgaatgtgaataaaagtggcgtttgcgccacaaaagagaaaaaaaaaaattaactacGAAAGTGACTTTATTGAAACTACGAAATGATTATTTTGAAGTCTTATTTCCtttcaacaatttaattattttgctgTTGTGGCAGGTTACAAGAgctgtcaaaacaatatagattatctgataaaactcctagaaagtaggaagcctttAGCCATTGTCCCCTGACTGATAAgcgaaataattatttttgttgactTTTTTCTGTAGAAGtgaaactgcaaaatggcctattcaaattatgatttttatttttcatatttttggagACAATACATCCTAAACAGAAAAAACAAGGtgaaacttttatattttcaatttttatttcttaCAATTTGCGTTGCCATTCTTAACGGACGAATATAATAAACATCTGTGTGTAGTGTTATTgctaaatcaaaataaaataacttagGCGTGAAAGACAATTGGACGAGACATTGCCGtatatttgaaaaaataaaacactaaaCGCTGCAAAGAAATACTTTTCCATACGGTTGTTTACAACTGAAAGATACTCTGTACTGTATCTCTGTATAACCTTAACATGGTATCACATGTGATTGTATTACAGAATAGGCCTACTGCAGATCACTCAGTGTGGAGATACTGTACAGAGAATCGGATGTCCGTAAATAATAATTGCACACGCTTTGTTTCATGGAAGAAAGACactatataattataacaaCATTTGTGCAAGTCGTGGTATATAATacaataccatatttaaaacaataattaggcctattttctTCTTCCTGAGAAGAGTTAACACGCACACACATTTGTCTTAATAAAAAGAAGTACAATAAACAGAACCATATTAAATTGGTAGAATTTATGTACCACAATATGAAGACGAAAAATTACAAAGACTTTGACATCTATTTGGACCACTAACCACAAAAAAAActattctttaaaaataaattctatataaatatttgtgttCATTTAACAATTCGTATACCACCATATATAAATCTTTTAATAATGAAACATAGGACTGTTATTAGACCATAAATACTAATTTTGGAAATTAGTTTCATATCTGGAGATGTTGCaaattcatgaatatttaataattatgtaagaaaatataaatataacttaATACACTGTGTgagtaaaattaatttatgtagaaatttattttaaagacaAATTTATTTTTGGGACTTATTTTCCAGAAgattaatacaatatttacattattttttacaaatatatcGTAGAAAACAAATGGCAAACAATACAGTTAATTAACTTTTCACACATTTTAGCCACATAATCCCCTTTGACACTGAAATTttgtaacatacagtattatagatATAAACACCATAAAGGTAAAGGTTCACATTGGTGAAAAGCAccaaaaatcacaaattaaaGTGTTGTAGTGAAAAACAAACACTACACATTACTAAAGGATGATTCACACtttaagcacattggtgttatAAATATCCAGATTTCAGGTGTGGGCTCATTGGTGTGATCTTACAGTGTGAAAGGCGGCAGAAAAGAAATTATACATAGGCATACATTTTGAAATCAGCTGCTGCACATAAATGGCTGTGTAAGACACTATTAGACCACCTATGAATGTACATGTTACAGAGTAAACAGAATAGAACATATTCTGACAAGATCCACTGTATCCTTGATGGTGCCTTTTTTTGTAGGCCTTTCTGGTGACTTTTCTTAAGCCTTGCTGGTGCTTTTTCATAGTCGATCAGTAGTGCCTTTTCGTGGACCTTTCTGGTATCTTTCCAAAGGCCTTTTTGTGTCTTTTCGTAGACCTTTCTGATAACTTTTCTTAAGCCTTTCTGATGCTTTTTCATAGTCAGTGGTGTCTTTGCAAAGGCCTTTCTGGTGTCTTTGCAAAGGTCTTTCTGGTGTCTTTCCAAAGGCCTTTCTGGTGTCTTTGCAAAGGTCTTTCTGGTGTCTTTCCAAAGGCCTTTCTGGTGTCTTTCCAAAGGCCTTTCTGGTGTCTTTCGTAGACCTTTTTGGTGTCTTTGCAAAGGCCTTTTTGGTGTCTTTGCAAAGGCCTTTCTGGTGTCTTTCGTAGACCTTTCTGGTGTCTTCGCAAAGGCCTTTCTGGTGTCTTTCCAAAGGCCTTTCTGGAGTCTTTCGTAGACCTTTCTGGCGTTTTTGCAAAGGCCTTTCTGGTGTCTTTATGTCTTTCCGATGTCATTTCGTAgcacttttttgtttttacacagTCCTTCAATTTATGGCATGTGTTTGTATGCCTTGTTTTTTGTACGCCTTGTTTTTTGTTCACCTTCCTCAAATGTTTTACTGGCTTTTAATGTGATCCCAACAGCTAAAAACTCACACTCTTACTGTGGGTTTAGTGATAATACACTGCTTTATCCTATAAAGATTCTctctttttaattatttaaaaccgAAATGGAATGAGTGTtgtgtttttgtatttacattcaggaataaaaaatattcattaaaaatccATACCCTTAACAATTAAATAGAGGATGTAAATGAAGTGGACCAATCTCACCTTACATAGATTAGTACCATCAATAtgttttcttaatttttaatttaaattaaccatatcaatagtcaataattaaatactatacTGTATCAAATGTCGGTAGACAATAATAACAGAAAATTCTGTTAATGCCATGTTAAACAGTATTATTACTGTTCATAAACCAGCTATTCAGCCCATTTACATAACTAAAGTTAGTGTAAACCAATGCTAAATCTTTGAGGTCAGAGGTTTATGAC contains:
- the LOC140045886 gene encoding histone H2B-like; translated protein: MAPKPTSGKAGKKAGTKMAVASSSSRKNKRKRKESYNIYIYKVLKQVHPDTGISSRAMGIMNSFVNDIFERIANEASRLAQYNKKSTISSREVQTAVRLLLPGELAKHAVSEGTKAVTKYTSCN
- the LOC140044597 gene encoding late histone H2B.2.2-like; this encodes MPKKSNIGKAANKSGSKMAVSSNPSRKNKRKRKESYNIYIYKVLKQVHPDTGISSRAMGIMNSFVNDIFQRIANEGSRLAQYNKKSTISSREVQTAVRLLLPGELAKHAVSEGTKAVTKYTSSSN
- the LOC140046046 gene encoding histone H2A-like, whose amino-acid sequence is MSGRGKGAKVKGKAKSRSSRAGLQFPVGRVHRFLRKGNYAQRIGAGAPVYMAAVLEYLTAEILELAGNAARDNKKTRIIPRHLQLAIRNDEELNRLLGSVTIAQGGVLPNIQSILLPKKAQSKS